One stretch of Arachis hypogaea cultivar Tifrunner chromosome 20, arahy.Tifrunner.gnm2.J5K5, whole genome shotgun sequence DNA includes these proteins:
- the LOC112786759 gene encoding rhomboid-like protein 20 isoform X2, whose translation MNGGPSGFTNAPVTRAFIIASALFTIFFGIQGRFNSLGLSYQDIFGKLRLWKLIMSVFAFSSTPEMMFGLYLLYYFRVFERQIGSNKYSVFIVFSVLTSLLFEVISLALLRDPAAKLVTPGPYGLIFASYVPFFLDIPVSTRIRVFGIPFSDKSFIYLAGLQLVLSSWRRSLLPGMCGILAGSLYRLNVFYIRKAKFPDFISSFFSRFSLPSMGSPRGPSTRNVAGNVPSYPTHQMERNYPAPVQYAVEPSEDSITTLVSMGFDRNSARQALVQARNDVNVATNILLEAQSH comes from the exons ATGAACGGAGGCCCCTCTGGTTTTA CAAATGCTCCGGTCACAAGGGCTTTCATCATCGCCTCAGCGCTTTTCACAATCTTCTTTGGGATCCAGGGTCGTTTCAACTCTCTGGGGTTGTCTTATCAG gatatttttggaaagcttCGTCTCTGGAAATTGATTATGTCTGTATTTGCATTCTCATCGACACCAGAGATGATGTTTGGACTTTACCTGCTATACTACTTCAGGGTTTTTGAGAGACAGATAGGTTCCAACAAATATTCG GTATTTATCGTGTTCTCCGTATTAACTTCTCTACTGTTTGAGGTGATTTCTTTAGCACTCCTTAGAG ATCCTGCAGCGAAGCTAGTCACTCCTGGACCTTATGGTCTCATATTTGCTTCATATGTACCTTTTTTCTTAGACATTCCAGTTTCAACACGGATTCGTGTATTTGGTATCCCCTTCTCTGATAAGTCATTCATATATCTAGCTGGTTTGCAG CTTGTGTTATCATCATGGAGAAGGTCCCTCTTACCAGGAATGTGTGGCATCCTTGCGGGATCCTTGTACCGTTTGAATGTCTTTTATATCCGCAAAGCAAAG TTCCCAGATTTCATCTCATCCTTCTTCTCACGATTTTCATTGCCATCTATGGGGAGTCCACGAGGCCCATCAACAAGGAATGTTGCGGGAAACGTACCATCCTATCCAACTCACCAAATGGAG AGAAACTACCCTGCTCCAGTACAATATGCAGTAGAACCATCAGAGGACTCGATCACTACACTTGTTTCGATGGGTTTCGACAGGAACTCTGCAAGACAAGCACTGGTGCAGGCCAGAAATGATGTCAATGTGGCCACAAACATCCTTCTAGAGGCGCAGTCCCATTAA
- the LOC112786758 gene encoding uncharacterized protein, with protein sequence MPYLVRENLFIGNISDAAEILQNGGGGGGAGGGDFTHILSVLSSASISFFSEWRPSVSIPVKEINKVYVSGAGSGDSGKCALSPEKLLYSLEYAGRDLKLVRMAVPLKDTENEDLLDYLEVCIDFIDRSRKEGSVLVHCFAGVSRSAAVITAYLMRMENLSLEDSLESLRKSYEFVCPNDGFLEQLRMFEEMGFKVDHSSPIYKRFRLKILGESHFSGSRIDSSKLGADPGMPVQISSDVEGATKVENNRSPTYRCKKCRRIVALQEHVVDHIPGEGETSFEWHKRRSGNPFNKSNESCSSIFIEPLRWMKAVEEGALEGKLSCVHCDARLGYFNWAGIQCSCGSWITPAFQLHKGRVDISPV encoded by the exons ATGCCTTACCTTGTCCGCGAGAATCTCTTCATCGGAAACATCAGCGACGCGGCGGAGATCCTCCAGAACGGTGGAGGTGGCGGTGGTGCCGGAGGAGGAGACTTCACACACATACTCTCCGTCCTCAGCTCCGCCTCCATTTCCTTCTTCTCCGAATGGCGCCCATCCGTCTCCATCCCCGTAAAGGAGATCAACAAGGTCTACGTCTCCGGCGCCGGCAGCGGTGACTCCGGCAAGTGTGCCTTGTCGCCGGAGAAGCTCCTCTACTCTCTCGAGTACGCCGGACGTGACCTCAAGCTTGTGAGGATGGCGGTGCCTCTGAAGGACACGGAGAACGAGGACTTGCTTGATTACCTCGAAGTTTGCATCGACTTCATTGATCGTAGCAGGAAGGAAGGTTCCGTTTTGGTTCACTGCTTCGCTGGAGTTTCTAGAAG TGCGGCAGTGATTACGGCGTATTTGATGAGAATGGAAAATCTCTCTCTCGAAG ATTCCCTTGAATCATTAAGGAAGAGCTATGAATTTGTTTGCCCCAATGATGGCTTTCTTGAGCAG TTGAGAATGTTCGAGGAGATGGGCTTCAAGGTTGATCACTCCAGTCCTATATATAAGCGCTTTCGTCTGAAAATACTTG GTGAGAGTCATTTCTCGGGGTCGAGAATAGACAGTTCCAAACTGGGTGCAGACCCTGGCATGCCTGTCCAAATTTCTTCAGATGTTGAAGGAGCTACTAAAGTAGAAAATAATAGGAGTCCTACATATCGCTGTAAGAAGTGCCGACGAATTGTCGCATTGCAAGAACATGTTGTGGATCACATTCCTGGTGAGGGTGAGACGTCCTTTGAGTGGCATAAGCGAAGAAGTGGCAATCCTTTCAACAAGTCTAATGAATCGTGTTCGTCCATATTTATTGAGCCTCTCCGGTGGATGAAAGCTG TTGAGGAAGGCGCGTTGGAGGGAAAACTGTCATGCGTTCATTGCGATGCCCGTTTGGGATACTTCAACTGGGCAGGCATACAGTGCAGCTGCGGAAGCTGGATAACCCCAGCTTTTCAACTCCACAAAGGCCGTGTAGATATAAGCCCTGTATGA
- the LOC112784629 gene encoding F-box protein At2g26850 — translation MLYFLISFVSFVILSKSFTRKPHCRGDSSGRESKLVSTWFLGNLPSVLISRVKKGSIIGLSFLQFSLGMPLKKKSLVSNKVNNNGEKEKNMVSLLDLPDLPLEIVLEHLSPAELCRVGAVCKSLMDRSRSDYLWQKHMERKWGKVIGDVAYRQWQCHVASRTKEKMFNQSNQRGIFASLRSFSPFLWLKPRTGKGDNKLRNSLPEDSTMALYLSLESGMFWFPAQVYNRENGHAGFMLSCYDALLCYDSRTDTFQARYSPNGRWTTEENIQWDRLRVPPIDNSPHVLHISDCLDDLRPGDHIEIQWRRNKEFPYGWWYGVIGHLESCQGYANQCLCHKNDMVILEFNQYTPGSRWRQTMINRKHHREEGNEIDGFYGGIRKLHSNEEITTWKSLWPTKTVE, via the exons ATGCTTTACTTCCTTATATCTTTTGTGTCCTTTGTGATCCTTTCCAAGTCCTTCACCAGAAAACCACACTGTAGAGGAGATAGTAGTGGTAGGGAATCAAAACTAGTTTCAACTTGGTTCTTGGGGAATCTTCCAAGTGTGTTGATTTCTAGGGTCAAGAAAGGAAGCATTATTGGTCTTAGTTTTCTTCAATTCTCTCTTGGAATGCCGCTAAAGAAGAAGAGTTTGGTGTCTAATAAAGTGAATAATAATGGGGAAAAGGAAAAAAACATGGTTTCTCTGTTGGATTTGCCTGATTTGCCATTAGAGATTGTCCTTGAGCACCTTTCACCTGCTGAACTATGCCGTGTGGGAGCAGTGTGCAAATCTCTCATGGACAGAAGCAGAAGTGATTATCTATGGCAGAAACACATGGAGAGAAAATGGGGTAAAGTGATAGGTGATGTTGCTTATAGGCAATGGCAATGCCATGTAGCTTCAAGAACCAAAGAGAAGATGTTCAACCAAAGCAATCAGAGAGGAATATTTGCTTCTCTTCGTAGTTTTTCCCCATTCCTATGGCTCAAACCAAGAACAGGAAAGGGTGATAATAAGTTAAGGAACTCATTGCCTGAAGATTCAACCATGGCTTTGTATCTTTCTCTTGAGAGTGGCATGTTTTGGTTCCCTGCTCAAGTCTATAACCGTGAG AATGGTCATGCTGGGTTCATGCTTTCATGTTATGATGCTCTTTTGTGCTATGACTCTAGAACTGACACCTTTCAGGCAAG GTACTCACCTAATGGAAGATGGACAACTGAAGAAAACATACAATGGGACAGGTTGAGAGTACCACCAATTGACAATTCTCCACATGTTCTTCATATCTCTGATTGTTTAGATGACTTAAGACCTGGTGATCATATTGAGATCCAGTGGAGGAGAAATAAAGAGTTTCCATATG GTTGGTGGTATGGTGTCATTGGTCATTTGGAATCATGTCAAGGATATGCAAACCAGTGCCTTTGTCACAAAAATG ATATGGTGATTTTGGAGTTCAACCAATACACCCCTGGTTCAAGGTGGAGACAAACCATGATAAACAGGAAGCATCATAGAGAAGAAGGAAATGAAATAGATGGTTTCTATGGTGGAATTAGGAAGCTGCATAGCAATGAGGAGATTACAACGTGGAAAAGCCTCTGGCCAACCAAAACTGTTGAATGA
- the LOC112786759 gene encoding rhomboid-like protein 20 isoform X1, translating to MNGGPSGFTNAPVTRAFIIASALFTIFFGIQGRFNSLGLSYQDIFGKLRLWKLIMSVFAFSSTPEMMFGLYLLYYFRVFERQIGSNKYSVFIVFSVLTSLLFEVISLALLRDPAAKLVTPGPYGLIFASYVPFFLDIPVSTRIRVFGIPFSDKSFIYLAGLQQLVLSSWRRSLLPGMCGILAGSLYRLNVFYIRKAKFPDFISSFFSRFSLPSMGSPRGPSTRNVAGNVPSYPTHQMERNYPAPVQYAVEPSEDSITTLVSMGFDRNSARQALVQARNDVNVATNILLEAQSH from the exons ATGAACGGAGGCCCCTCTGGTTTTA CAAATGCTCCGGTCACAAGGGCTTTCATCATCGCCTCAGCGCTTTTCACAATCTTCTTTGGGATCCAGGGTCGTTTCAACTCTCTGGGGTTGTCTTATCAG gatatttttggaaagcttCGTCTCTGGAAATTGATTATGTCTGTATTTGCATTCTCATCGACACCAGAGATGATGTTTGGACTTTACCTGCTATACTACTTCAGGGTTTTTGAGAGACAGATAGGTTCCAACAAATATTCG GTATTTATCGTGTTCTCCGTATTAACTTCTCTACTGTTTGAGGTGATTTCTTTAGCACTCCTTAGAG ATCCTGCAGCGAAGCTAGTCACTCCTGGACCTTATGGTCTCATATTTGCTTCATATGTACCTTTTTTCTTAGACATTCCAGTTTCAACACGGATTCGTGTATTTGGTATCCCCTTCTCTGATAAGTCATTCATATATCTAGCTGGTTTGCAG CAGCTTGTGTTATCATCATGGAGAAGGTCCCTCTTACCAGGAATGTGTGGCATCCTTGCGGGATCCTTGTACCGTTTGAATGTCTTTTATATCCGCAAAGCAAAG TTCCCAGATTTCATCTCATCCTTCTTCTCACGATTTTCATTGCCATCTATGGGGAGTCCACGAGGCCCATCAACAAGGAATGTTGCGGGAAACGTACCATCCTATCCAACTCACCAAATGGAG AGAAACTACCCTGCTCCAGTACAATATGCAGTAGAACCATCAGAGGACTCGATCACTACACTTGTTTCGATGGGTTTCGACAGGAACTCTGCAAGACAAGCACTGGTGCAGGCCAGAAATGATGTCAATGTGGCCACAAACATCCTTCTAGAGGCGCAGTCCCATTAA